One window from the genome of Antechinus flavipes isolate AdamAnt ecotype Samford, QLD, Australia chromosome X, AdamAnt_v2, whole genome shotgun sequence encodes:
- the LOC127543056 gene encoding lysine-specific demethylase 5C-like isoform X8 → MEVGPEDFVPPPECPVFEPSWAEFQDPLGYIAKIRPIAEKSGICKIRPPADWQPPFAVEVDNFRFTPRIQRLNELEAQTRVKLNYLDQIAKFWEIQGSSLKIPNVERRILDLYSLSKQCNTRPFDSEKDKEYKPHSIPLRQSVQPSKFSSYGRRAKRLQPDPEPTEEDIEKNPELKKLQIYGAGPKMMGLGLMAKEKSLRKKVSTSQDKDGPECPPTVVVKDEPGIDLKLETSFPKTFMDGKEELFHSLEPCTKMTMRLRRNHNNTQFVDSYVCRICARGDEDDKLLLCDGCDDNYHTFCLLPPLPEIPKGVWRCPKCVMAECKRPPEAFGFEQATREYTLQSFGEMADTFKSDYFNMPVHMVPTELVEKEFWRLVNSIEEDVTVEYGADIHSKEFGSGFPINDSKKHLSHEEEEYAASGWNLNIMPVLEQSVLCHINADISGMKVPWLYVGMVFSAFCWHIEDHWSYSINYLHWGEPKTWYGVPSFAAEHLEDVMKKLTPELFDSQPDLLHQLVTLMNPNTLMSHGVPVVRTNQCAGEFVITFPRAYHSGFNQGYNFAEAVNFCTADWLPAGRQCIEHYRRLRRYCVFSHEELICKMAASPEKLDLNLAAAVHKEMFIIVQEERRLRKALLEKGITEAEREAFELLPDDERQCAKCKTTCFLSALACYDCPDGLVCLSHIDDLCKCPRSKQYLRYRYTLDELPAMLHKLKIRAESFDTWAGKVRMALELEDGRKRSLEELRALESEARERHFPHSELLQRLKNCLSQAEKCISQALGLVSIQEHRIDPPQLTLEELQAFIDQMSSLPCAMHQIGDVKSVLEQAEAFQVEAQKALATLPASLSLLPSLLEKAQQLGIDVPEAKELKQQMQQCYWLDEVRRTLVPPAQRGTLAVMRKLLALGANVAPSPAVNKARAELQELLTIAESWEEKAHLCLEARQKHPPAMLEAIIHEAENIPVHLPNILALKDALSKARAWIADVDEIQNGDHYPCLDDLEGLVAVGRDLPVGLEELKQLELQVLTAHSWREKASKTFLKKNSCYTLLEVLCPCADAGSDIMKRNRWKKKELGLYKSDTELLGLSAQDLRDPGSVILAFKEGELKEKEGILHLRHANMTKSCPSSLISNDVTPSSCLCGLAPVGEGTIQCDLCQDWFHGKCVSTPRPNSPRLLNPMSSVTLAWWEWDTKFLCPLCMRSRRPRLETILALLVALQKLPVRLPEGEALQCLTERAIGWQGRARQALASHDVAMMMARLSELRQWLQQPTGPPPGTACAQFFAPAPVPIRENISSESKLKLSLENGDGTTKLKKTGPVGLSDLDMLLSLLPQLNGPVLELPEAARAPLEELMIEGDLLEVTLDENHSIWQLLQAGRPPDLTRLRTLLELEKAEQSGTRIRGRAVEKRHRSKAEKSGEFKDVSKEQQEPKRTRPRVEVSEETRNDPEEDIVMGLNRDVATSTTVLTKNSSPNRVEVRSGS, encoded by the exons ATGGAGGTTGGGCCAGAAGATTTCGTGCCCCCACCAGAGTGCCCCGTATTTGAACCGAGTTGGGCTGAGTTCCAGGACCCATTGGGTTACATTGCCAAGATCCGGCCCATCGCCGAGAAGTCGGGCATCTGCAAGATTCGGCCACCAGCG GACTGGCAGCCACCCTTTGCTGTCGAAGTAGACAACTTCAGATTTACTCCAAGAATCCAAAGATTGAACGAATTAGAG GCTCAGACTAGAGTGAAGCTCAATTACTTGGACCAGATTGCTAAGTTTTGGGAGATACAAGGCTCTTCCTTAAAGATACCAAATGTGGAGCGACGGATCCTGGATCTCTACAGTCTTagcaaa CAGTGTAATACCCGTCCATTTGACAGTGAAAAGGACAAGGAATACAAACCCCACAGCATCCCACTGCGTCAGTCTGTGCAGCCCTCTAAATTCAGCAGTTATGGACGACGTGCTAAAAGGCTACAGCCTGAT CCAGAGCCAACTGAGGAAGACATTGAGAAAAATCCAGAATTAAAGAAATTACAGATTTATGGAGCTGGTCCCAAAATGATGGGCCTTGGCCTCATGGCCAAGGAAAAAAGTCTGAGAAAGAAGG tcTCAACTTCTCAGGATAAAGATGGGCCTGAGTGTCCTCCCACAGTAGTAGTGAAAGATGAACCAGGTATAGATCTGAAACTAGAGACATCATTCCCCAAAACATTTATGGATGGAAAGGAAGAACTCTTTCATAGTCTGGAGCCCTGTACCAAAATGACAATGCGTCTTCGGAGAAACCACAATAATACCCAGTTT gttgACTCATATGTGTGCCGGATATGTGCACGGGGGGATGAAGATGATAAGCTCCTCTTGTGTGATGGCTGTGATGACAATTATCATACTTTTTGCTTGTTACCACCTTTGCCTGAGATCCCCAAAGGTGTCTGGCGTTGTCCAAAATGTGTCATGGCG GAATGTAAGCGACCCCCAGAAGCATTTGGTTTTGAACAGGCTACGAGGGAATATACACTTCAAAGCTTTGGTGAAATGGCTGACACATTCAAGTCTGATTACTTCAATATGCCTGTACAT atgGTACCTACAGAATTAGTAGAAAAGGAGTTCTGGCGGCTTGTGAATAGTATTGAAGAAGATGTGACTGTGGAATATGGAGCTGATATTCATTCCAAGGAGTTTGGCAGTGGATTTCCCATTAATGATAGCAAGAAGCATTTGTCCCATGAAGAAGAG gaatATGCAGCCAGTGGCTGGAATCTGAATATAATGCCTGTTCTGGAACAGTCAGTTCTATGCCACATCAATGCTGATATTTCAGGCATGAAAGTTCCCTGGCTATATGTGGGCATGGTATTTTCTGCTTTTTGTTGGCACATTGAGGACCATTGGAGCTACTCCATTAATTATCTTCACTG GGGTGAACCAAAAACATGGTATGGAGTACCCTCATTTGCAGCTGAACATTTGGAGGATGTAATGAAGAAGTTGACACCTGAGCTGTTTGATAGCCAACCTGATCTCCTTCATCAGCTGGTCACTCTTATGAATCCTAATACCCTTATGTCACATGGAGTCCCG GTTGTCCGAACAAATCAGTGTGCAGGAGAATTTGTCATTACTTTTCCTCGTGCTTATCATAGTGGCTTCAACCAGGGttacaactttgctgaagctgTGAATTTTTGCACTGCTGATTGG CTGCCTGCTGGACGTCAGTGCATTGAACATTACAGACGACTTCGGCGTTATTGTGTCTTTTCTCATGAAGAGCTTATTTGCAAGATGGCTGCTTCTCCtgagaaactggatttgaatttggcaGCAGCAGTACATAAAGAGATGTTTATTATAGTGCAAGAAGAACGGCGGCTACGGAAGGCCTTACTTGAAAAG GGCATCACAGAGGCAGAGCGTGAAGCCTTTGAGCTCCTCCCAGATGATGAGCGCCAGTGTGCCAAATGTAAAACAACATGTTTTCTATCAGCATTGGCTTGTTATGACTGTCCTGATGGACTTGTCTGCCTTTCCCATATTGATGATCTTTGCAAGTGCCCCCGTAGCAAACAATATTTACG ATACAGATATACCCTGGATGAACTTCCAGCTATGTTACACAAGTTGAAAATTCGGGCTGAGTCTTTTGATACTTGGGCTGGCAAAGTTCGAATGGCTCTAGAGTTAGAGGATGGGCGGAAGCGGA GTTTGGAAGAACTAAGAGCATTGGAGTCAGAAGCTCGGGAGCGCCACTTTCCCCACAGTGAACTTCTACAGCGTCTGAAGAATTGCCTGAGTCAAGCTGAAAAATGCATTTCCCAAGCCTTGGGGTTGGTTAGCATTCAGGAACACAg GATTGATCCTCCTCAGCTAACCCTAGAAGAGTTACAGGCTTTCATTGATCAAATGAGCAGCCTTCCTTGTGCCATGCATCAGATTGGAGATGTCAAA AGTGTATTAGAACAGGCAGAGGCCTTCCAAGTAGAGGCACAGAAAGCTCTGGCCACATTACCTGCCAGCTTGTCCCTCCTTCCAAGCCTTCTGGAGAAGGCACAGCAGCTGGGGATTGATGTGCCCGAGGCCAAAGAGCTAAAGCAACAAATGCAGCAATGCTATTGGCTGGATGAAGTGAGACGAACTCTAGTTCCTCCTGCTCAGCGAGGTACCTTAGCAGTTATGAGGAAACTTCTGGCTTTGGGTGCAAATGTAGCACCTAGCCCTGCTGTAAATAAAGCCCGGGCTGAACTTCAGGAGCTACTCACCATTGCTGAAAGCTGGGAAGAAAAAGCCCATCTCTGTCTGGAAGCTAG GCAAAAACATCCTCCTGCCATGTTGGAAGCTATCATTCATGAGGCAGAGAATATTCCTGTACATCTTCCTAACATCTTGGCACTCAAAGATGCTCTTTCCAAAGCTCGAGCATGGATTGCAGATGTGGATGAAATTCAG AATGGTGACCACTATCCTTGTTTGGATGACTTAGAAGGATTAGTGGCTGTGGGCAGAGATCTTCCTGTTGGATTAGAGGAATTGAAGCAGTTGGAGCTTCAGGTACTTACAGCCCACTCTTGGCGGGAGAAGGCTTCCAAAACATTTCTCAAAAAGAATTCTTGCTACACTCTTCTTGAG GTATTGTGTCCATGTGCAGATGCTGGTTCAGACATCATGAAACGGAATCGATGGAAGAAAAAGGAGCTAGGACTATATAAATCAGACACAGAACTTTTGGGTTTGTCTGCTCAGGACCTCAGAGATCCAGGTTCAGTG ATCTTGGCCTTCAAGGAGGGTGAGctgaaggaaaaggaaggcaTCCTTCATCTTCGTCATGCCAACATGACTAAGTCTTGCCCATCGTCACTTATATCTAATGATGTCACACCCTCATCTTGTTTGTGTGGGCTGGCACCAGTGGGTGAGGGGACTATACAATGTGACTTATGTCAGGATTGGTTCCATGGAAAATGTGTGTCAACCCCTCGACCCAATTCACCCCGACTACTGAACCCTATGTCCTCAGTCACTCTGGCATGGTGGGAATGGGATACGAAATTCTTGTGTCCACTTTGCATGCGCTCCCGCCGTCCTCGTCTAGAAACTATTTTGGCTCTTCTGGTGGCCCTACAGAAGTTGCCTGTGCGGCTACCTGAAGGTGAAGCCTTACAGTGCCTCACAGAGCGAGCTATTGGCTGGCAGGGTCGAGCACGTCAGGCTTTGGCCTCCCATGATGTAGCAATGATGATGGCTCGTCTATCAGAATTACGACAGTGGCTTCAGCAACCAACTGGACCACCTCCTGGGACTGCCTGTGCCCAGTTCTTTGCTCCAGCACCAGTTCCAATAAGAGAGAATATCAGCAGCGAATCcaag CTTAAGTTATCTTTGGAAAATGGAGATGGTACCACAAAGCTCAAGAAGACTGGCCCTGTGGGGCTCTCAG ATCTTGATATGCTCTTATCACTGCTGCCACAGTTGAATGGTCCAGTGCTAGAGCTGCCTGAGGCAGCACGGGCTCCCCTAGAGGAACTAATGATAGAAGGAGACCTTCTTGAAGTGACCCTGGATGAGAATCACAGCATTTGGCAGTTGTTGCAAGCTGGTCGTCCTCCAGATTTGACACGTCTCCGTACTCTGCTTGAA CTAGAGAAAGCAGAACAGAGTGGAACCCGGATCCGGGGTCGAGCAGTGGAAAAACGTCATCGTTCAAAGGCAGAAAAAAGTGGTGAATTCAAAGATGTATCCAAGGAACAGCAGGAGCCAAAGAGAACTCGTCCTAGAGTAGAAGTGAGTGAAGAAACCAGGAACGATCCTGAAGAGGACATAGTCATGGGACTTAATAGGGATGTTGCTACTTCAACAACAGTTTTGACTAAGAACAGTAGTCCAAACAGAGTAGAGGTGAGGTCAGGGAGCTGA
- the LOC127543056 gene encoding lysine-specific demethylase 5C-like isoform X9 has translation MEVGPEDFVPPPECPVFEPSWAEFQDPLGYIAKIRPIAEKSGICKIRPPADWQPPFAVEVDNFRFTPRIQRLNELEAQTRVKLNYLDQIAKFWEIQGSSLKIPNVERRILDLYSLSKQCNTRPFDSEKDKEYKPHSIPLRQSVQPSKFSSYGRRAKRLQPDPEPTEEDIEKNPELKKLQIYGAGPKMMGLGLMAKEKSLRKKVSTSQDKDGPECPPTVVVKDEPGIDLKLETSFPKTFMDGKEELFHSLEPCTKMTMRLRRNHNNTQFVDSYVCRICARGDEDDKLLLCDGCDDNYHTFCLLPPLPEIPKGVWRCPKCVMAECKRPPEAFGFEQATREYTLQSFGEMADTFKSDYFNMPVHMVPTELVEKEFWRLVNSIEEDVTVEYGADIHSKEFGSGFPINDSKKHLSHEEEEYAASGWNLNIMPVLEQSVLCHINADISGMKVPWLYVGMVFSAFCWHIEDHWSYSINYLHWGEPKTWYGVPSFAAEHLEDVMKKLTPELFDSQPDLLHQLVTLMNPNTLMSHGVPVVRTNQCAGEFVITFPRAYHSGFNQGYNFAEAVNFCTADWLPAGRQCIEHYRRLRRYCVFSHEELICKMAASPEKLDLNLAAAVHKEMFIIVQEERRLRKALLEKGITEAEREAFELLPDDERQCAKCKTTCFLSALACYDCPDGLVCLSHIDDLCKCPRSKQYLRYRYTLDELPAMLHKLKIRAESFDTWAGKVRMALELEDGRKRSLEELRALESEARERHFPHSELLQRLKNCLSQAEKCISQALGLVSIQEHRIDPPQLTLEELQAFIDQMSSLPCAMHQIGDVKSVLEQAEAFQVEAQKALATLPASLSLLPSLLEKAQQLGIDVPEAKELKQQMQQCYWLDEVRRTLVPPAQRGTLAVMRKLLALGANVAPSPAVNKARAELQELLTIAESWEEKAHLCLEARQKHPPAMLEAIIHEAENIPVHLPNILALKDALSKARAWIADVDEIQNGDHYPCLDDLEGLVAVGRDLPVGLEELKQLELQVLTAHSWREKASKTFLKKNSCYTLLEVLCPCADAGSDIMKRNRWKKKELGLYKSDTELLGLSAQDLRDPGSVILAFKEGELKEKEGILHLRHANMTKSCPSSLISNDVTPSSCLCGLAPVGEGTIQCDLCQDWFHGKCVSTPRPNSPRLLNPMSSVTLAWWEWDTKFLCPLCMRSRRPRLETILALLVALQKLPVRLPEGEALQCLTERAIGWQGRARQALASHDVAMMMARLSELRQWLQQPTGPPPGTACAQFFAPAPVPIRENISSESKLKLSLENGDGTTKLKKTGPVGLSDLDMLLSLLPQLNGPVLELPEAARAPLEELMIEGDLLEVTLDENHSIWQLLQAGRPPDLTRLRTLLELEKAEQSGTRIRGRAVEKRHRSKAEKSGEFKDVSKEQQEPKRTRPRVEVSEETRNDPEEDIVMGLNRDVATSTTVLTKNSSPNRVEVRSGS, from the exons CAGTGTAATACCCGTCCATTTGACAGTGAAAAGGACAAGGAATACAAACCCCACAGCATCCCACTGCGTCAGTCTGTGCAGCCCTCTAAATTCAGCAGTTATGGACGACGTGCTAAAAGGCTACAGCCTGAT CCAGAGCCAACTGAGGAAGACATTGAGAAAAATCCAGAATTAAAGAAATTACAGATTTATGGAGCTGGTCCCAAAATGATGGGCCTTGGCCTCATGGCCAAGGAAAAAAGTCTGAGAAAGAAGG tcTCAACTTCTCAGGATAAAGATGGGCCTGAGTGTCCTCCCACAGTAGTAGTGAAAGATGAACCAGGTATAGATCTGAAACTAGAGACATCATTCCCCAAAACATTTATGGATGGAAAGGAAGAACTCTTTCATAGTCTGGAGCCCTGTACCAAAATGACAATGCGTCTTCGGAGAAACCACAATAATACCCAGTTT gttgACTCATATGTGTGCCGGATATGTGCACGGGGGGATGAAGATGATAAGCTCCTCTTGTGTGATGGCTGTGATGACAATTATCATACTTTTTGCTTGTTACCACCTTTGCCTGAGATCCCCAAAGGTGTCTGGCGTTGTCCAAAATGTGTCATGGCG GAATGTAAGCGACCCCCAGAAGCATTTGGTTTTGAACAGGCTACGAGGGAATATACACTTCAAAGCTTTGGTGAAATGGCTGACACATTCAAGTCTGATTACTTCAATATGCCTGTACAT atgGTACCTACAGAATTAGTAGAAAAGGAGTTCTGGCGGCTTGTGAATAGTATTGAAGAAGATGTGACTGTGGAATATGGAGCTGATATTCATTCCAAGGAGTTTGGCAGTGGATTTCCCATTAATGATAGCAAGAAGCATTTGTCCCATGAAGAAGAG gaatATGCAGCCAGTGGCTGGAATCTGAATATAATGCCTGTTCTGGAACAGTCAGTTCTATGCCACATCAATGCTGATATTTCAGGCATGAAAGTTCCCTGGCTATATGTGGGCATGGTATTTTCTGCTTTTTGTTGGCACATTGAGGACCATTGGAGCTACTCCATTAATTATCTTCACTG GGGTGAACCAAAAACATGGTATGGAGTACCCTCATTTGCAGCTGAACATTTGGAGGATGTAATGAAGAAGTTGACACCTGAGCTGTTTGATAGCCAACCTGATCTCCTTCATCAGCTGGTCACTCTTATGAATCCTAATACCCTTATGTCACATGGAGTCCCG GTTGTCCGAACAAATCAGTGTGCAGGAGAATTTGTCATTACTTTTCCTCGTGCTTATCATAGTGGCTTCAACCAGGGttacaactttgctgaagctgTGAATTTTTGCACTGCTGATTGG CTGCCTGCTGGACGTCAGTGCATTGAACATTACAGACGACTTCGGCGTTATTGTGTCTTTTCTCATGAAGAGCTTATTTGCAAGATGGCTGCTTCTCCtgagaaactggatttgaatttggcaGCAGCAGTACATAAAGAGATGTTTATTATAGTGCAAGAAGAACGGCGGCTACGGAAGGCCTTACTTGAAAAG GGCATCACAGAGGCAGAGCGTGAAGCCTTTGAGCTCCTCCCAGATGATGAGCGCCAGTGTGCCAAATGTAAAACAACATGTTTTCTATCAGCATTGGCTTGTTATGACTGTCCTGATGGACTTGTCTGCCTTTCCCATATTGATGATCTTTGCAAGTGCCCCCGTAGCAAACAATATTTACG ATACAGATATACCCTGGATGAACTTCCAGCTATGTTACACAAGTTGAAAATTCGGGCTGAGTCTTTTGATACTTGGGCTGGCAAAGTTCGAATGGCTCTAGAGTTAGAGGATGGGCGGAAGCGGA GTTTGGAAGAACTAAGAGCATTGGAGTCAGAAGCTCGGGAGCGCCACTTTCCCCACAGTGAACTTCTACAGCGTCTGAAGAATTGCCTGAGTCAAGCTGAAAAATGCATTTCCCAAGCCTTGGGGTTGGTTAGCATTCAGGAACACAg GATTGATCCTCCTCAGCTAACCCTAGAAGAGTTACAGGCTTTCATTGATCAAATGAGCAGCCTTCCTTGTGCCATGCATCAGATTGGAGATGTCAAA AGTGTATTAGAACAGGCAGAGGCCTTCCAAGTAGAGGCACAGAAAGCTCTGGCCACATTACCTGCCAGCTTGTCCCTCCTTCCAAGCCTTCTGGAGAAGGCACAGCAGCTGGGGATTGATGTGCCCGAGGCCAAAGAGCTAAAGCAACAAATGCAGCAATGCTATTGGCTGGATGAAGTGAGACGAACTCTAGTTCCTCCTGCTCAGCGAGGTACCTTAGCAGTTATGAGGAAACTTCTGGCTTTGGGTGCAAATGTAGCACCTAGCCCTGCTGTAAATAAAGCCCGGGCTGAACTTCAGGAGCTACTCACCATTGCTGAAAGCTGGGAAGAAAAAGCCCATCTCTGTCTGGAAGCTAG GCAAAAACATCCTCCTGCCATGTTGGAAGCTATCATTCATGAGGCAGAGAATATTCCTGTACATCTTCCTAACATCTTGGCACTCAAAGATGCTCTTTCCAAAGCTCGAGCATGGATTGCAGATGTGGATGAAATTCAG AATGGTGACCACTATCCTTGTTTGGATGACTTAGAAGGATTAGTGGCTGTGGGCAGAGATCTTCCTGTTGGATTAGAGGAATTGAAGCAGTTGGAGCTTCAGGTACTTACAGCCCACTCTTGGCGGGAGAAGGCTTCCAAAACATTTCTCAAAAAGAATTCTTGCTACACTCTTCTTGAG GTATTGTGTCCATGTGCAGATGCTGGTTCAGACATCATGAAACGGAATCGATGGAAGAAAAAGGAGCTAGGACTATATAAATCAGACACAGAACTTTTGGGTTTGTCTGCTCAGGACCTCAGAGATCCAGGTTCAGTG ATCTTGGCCTTCAAGGAGGGTGAGctgaaggaaaaggaaggcaTCCTTCATCTTCGTCATGCCAACATGACTAAGTCTTGCCCATCGTCACTTATATCTAATGATGTCACACCCTCATCTTGTTTGTGTGGGCTGGCACCAGTGGGTGAGGGGACTATACAATGTGACTTATGTCAGGATTGGTTCCATGGAAAATGTGTGTCAACCCCTCGACCCAATTCACCCCGACTACTGAACCCTATGTCCTCAGTCACTCTGGCATGGTGGGAATGGGATACGAAATTCTTGTGTCCACTTTGCATGCGCTCCCGCCGTCCTCGTCTAGAAACTATTTTGGCTCTTCTGGTGGCCCTACAGAAGTTGCCTGTGCGGCTACCTGAAGGTGAAGCCTTACAGTGCCTCACAGAGCGAGCTATTGGCTGGCAGGGTCGAGCACGTCAGGCTTTGGCCTCCCATGATGTAGCAATGATGATGGCTCGTCTATCAGAATTACGACAGTGGCTTCAGCAACCAACTGGACCACCTCCTGGGACTGCCTGTGCCCAGTTCTTTGCTCCAGCACCAGTTCCAATAAGAGAGAATATCAGCAGCGAATCcaag CTTAAGTTATCTTTGGAAAATGGAGATGGTACCACAAAGCTCAAGAAGACTGGCCCTGTGGGGCTCTCAG ATCTTGATATGCTCTTATCACTGCTGCCACAGTTGAATGGTCCAGTGCTAGAGCTGCCTGAGGCAGCACGGGCTCCCCTAGAGGAACTAATGATAGAAGGAGACCTTCTTGAAGTGACCCTGGATGAGAATCACAGCATTTGGCAGTTGTTGCAAGCTGGTCGTCCTCCAGATTTGACACGTCTCCGTACTCTGCTTGAA CTAGAGAAAGCAGAACAGAGTGGAACCCGGATCCGGGGTCGAGCAGTGGAAAAACGTCATCGTTCAAAGGCAGAAAAAAGTGGTGAATTCAAAGATGTATCCAAGGAACAGCAGGAGCCAAAGAGAACTCGTCCTAGAGTAGAAGTGAGTGAAGAAACCAGGAACGATCCTGAAGAGGACATAGTCATGGGACTTAATAGGGATGTTGCTACTTCAACAACAGTTTTGACTAAGAACAGTAGTCCAAACAGAGTAGAGGTGAGGTCAGGGAGCTGA